A window of Gouania willdenowi chromosome 12, fGouWil2.1, whole genome shotgun sequence contains these coding sequences:
- the LOC114473456 gene encoding torsin-4A-like yields the protein MSEQDSSSSSQTEEDVDEEVERQTEEEENQQQSEASPVTLSSFSSSLRAVIRIKQKYQALKKRRQEMALALGGPGSVVGAPVRTSPKIFTFDGASPTVGLAPPHQRKRRRRRRRVLFPERRRRTPPTQEVSRARNCLYLLLTILFLQVYNAIENLDDHVLRYDLDGLEKMLRREVFGQQGAVEALVTHLRDYLSTYVHNKPLVLSLHGPVGVGKSHLGRLLAGHFRSIVGDHLVLQYYVLHHCPLEADAPSCAGDLLTRVAALMEQAEEEEKIPLLVFDEAEHLHLDLQDALGHLLLTKRSTEHLNAIYLFLSHIGHAHITKHILHNSSSVSMAMTASGRHSNLVKDLTPVLRATLEELHPLLGGAKIVPLGLLDKGHVMECFREEMTREGFYPDQNNIERLAGEIDYYPSVGGRDYSKSGCKQVVSKVNLL from the exons ATGAGCGAGCAGGACAGTAGCTCCTCTTCTCAGACGGAGGAGGACGTAGACGAGGAAGTAGAGAGACagacggaggaggaggagaaccagCAGCAGAGCGAGGCTTCACCCGTCACTTTGTCCAGCTTCTCCTCGTCGCTTCGCGCCGTCATCAGAATCAAACAGAAGTACCAGGCCCTGAAGAAACGTCGGCAGGAGATGGCGTTGGCTCTGGGGGGGCCCGGCTCCGTGGTGGGCGCCCCAGTCAGGACCAGCCCCAAGATCTTCACATTTGATGGAGCCTCGCCCACCGTTGGGTTGGCCCCACCACaccagaggaagaggaggaggaggaggagacggGTACTGTTcccagagaggagaagaagaactCCACCCACACAGGAAGTCAGCCGTGCTCGGAACTGCCTCTACCTGCTGCTCACCATCCTCTTCTTACAG GTCTACAACGCCATCGAGAACCTGGACGACCACGTGCTCAGGTACGACCTGGATGGTCTGGAGAAGATGCTGAGGAGGGAGGTGTTTGGCCAGCAGGGGGCGGTGGAAGCGCTGGTGACCCACCTCAGGGACTACCTGTCCACCTACGTCCATAACAAACCTCTGGTTCTGTCCCTGCACGGGCCCGTGGGTGTGGGAAAGAGCCACCTGGGACGCCTGCTGGCCGGACACTTCCGCTCCATCGTGGGCGACCACCTGGTGCTTCAGTACTACGTCCTCCACCACTGCCCCCTGGAGGCTGACGCCCCCTCCTGCGCCGGCGACTTGTTGACCCGCGTAGCGGCGCTGATGGAGcaggcagaggaggaggagaagatccCCCTGTTGGTGTTTGACGAGGCCGAGCACCTGCACCTGGATCTCCAGGACGCCCTGGGCCACCTGCTGCTCACCAAACGCTCCACGGAACACCTCAATGCCATCTACCTATTCCTCAGCCATATTGGCCACGCCCACATCACCAAACACATTCTGCACAACTCCTCAAGCGTCTCCATGGCAATGACTGCCTCCGGTCGCCATAGCAACCTGGTGAAGGACCTCACCCCGGTGCTTCGTGCCACTTTGGAGGAGCTCCACCCACTGTTGGGCGGAGCTAAGATTGTGCCTCTGGGACTGCTGGACAAAGGTCATGTGATGGAGTGTTTCCGGGAAGAAATGACCCGGGAAGGGTTCTACCCCGACCAGAACAACATAGAGCGTCTGGCGGGGGAGATCGACTACTACCCCTCAGTGGGGGGGCGGGACTACTCCAAGAGTGGCTGCAAGCAAGTGGTGTCAAAGGTCAACCTTCTGTGA